The following coding sequences lie in one uncultured Mailhella sp. genomic window:
- the dnaX gene encoding DNA polymerase III subunit gamma/tau, whose protein sequence is MAANASLAALYRPQTFAEVVGQDMVKSILSRAAREDRVAPAYLLSGTRGVGKTTIARIFAKALNCEHAPTGEPCNECEACRRITQGNFVDVVEIDGASNRGIDDIRRLRDAVGYAPLEGRYKVFIIDEAHMLTKEAFNALLKTLEEPPARVTFIMATTEQHKFPVTIVSRCQHFVFRQIPEATLEAHICDILQREGRPFEKEAAHLIARRAAGSVRDSMSLLGQVLALGCAPDEPLTAKQAREVLGLAGQEVMDRLLDALAGQDAAAIAVLVRELLAQGADMGFFLRELCGLWRNLFLIKQAGRDAAKELDMPESEQERLLSMASRFSLTYIHAAWQMTLDSQRRILTSLEPSAGLELLLLNLAMLPRLLPLEELEPIVAPASGIVTPQGSAPLSGGATGSSPAASASSASSAQSAAPRPAAAPVASPAPSSVPSESPAPVQSAPSPSFVRSSPASASVPSPVSASAAASSPVAATARESAPAPAAEPAPQPAPEPAPHLTEAPKPAETRAPVSRRPSAAWKDVPVDPSLTWDTFLDACRDNHDIPLPMLRQVTGEVRGDWLVLQALSQVIGQQLQRPEKLRVLESLAASWAGRPLQIAFRPPQRIVRTEAELKEEVQSHPVIKKFQDAYDARLVRCTPINR, encoded by the coding sequence ATGGCAGCAAACGCATCCCTCGCGGCTTTGTACCGGCCGCAGACCTTTGCCGAGGTGGTGGGGCAGGACATGGTGAAGTCCATTCTTTCCCGCGCCGCCCGTGAAGACCGCGTGGCCCCGGCCTACCTTCTCAGCGGCACGCGAGGGGTGGGCAAGACCACCATAGCCCGCATATTCGCCAAGGCGCTGAACTGCGAACACGCGCCCACGGGCGAACCCTGCAATGAGTGCGAGGCCTGCCGCCGCATCACGCAGGGCAACTTCGTGGATGTGGTGGAAATAGACGGCGCGTCCAACCGCGGCATAGACGACATCCGCCGCCTGCGCGACGCCGTGGGCTACGCGCCGCTGGAAGGCCGCTACAAGGTCTTCATCATCGACGAAGCGCACATGCTCACCAAGGAAGCCTTCAACGCCCTGCTCAAGACGCTGGAGGAGCCGCCCGCGCGCGTGACCTTCATCATGGCCACCACGGAGCAGCACAAGTTCCCGGTGACCATCGTGAGCCGCTGTCAGCATTTCGTGTTCCGTCAGATTCCCGAAGCCACGCTCGAAGCGCATATCTGCGACATTCTTCAGCGCGAGGGGCGTCCCTTTGAAAAGGAGGCCGCGCATCTCATCGCCCGCCGCGCGGCGGGCAGCGTGCGCGATTCCATGTCGCTGCTCGGGCAGGTGCTGGCGCTCGGCTGCGCGCCGGACGAACCGCTCACGGCAAAGCAGGCCCGCGAAGTGCTGGGGCTGGCCGGTCAGGAAGTCATGGACCGCCTGCTCGACGCGCTGGCCGGTCAGGACGCCGCAGCCATCGCCGTGCTCGTGCGCGAACTTCTGGCCCAAGGCGCGGACATGGGCTTTTTCCTGCGGGAACTGTGCGGCCTGTGGCGCAATCTTTTTCTCATCAAACAGGCTGGCCGGGACGCCGCAAAGGAACTCGACATGCCTGAGAGCGAGCAGGAACGGCTGCTCTCCATGGCGTCGCGTTTTTCGCTGACCTACATCCACGCCGCGTGGCAGATGACGCTCGATTCGCAGCGCCGCATTCTGACCAGCCTTGAGCCTTCGGCAGGCCTTGAGCTTCTTCTGCTGAATCTCGCCATGCTTCCCCGCCTGCTGCCGCTCGAAGAGCTGGAGCCGATCGTTGCGCCCGCGTCCGGCATTGTGACGCCGCAGGGCTCCGCGCCGCTCTCCGGAGGAGCCACTGGTTCTTCTCCGGCTGCCTCCGCCTCGTCTGCATCTTCCGCGCAGAGCGCTGCGCCGCGTCCGGCCGCCGCGCCTGTCGCCTCGCCCGCGCCTTCATCTGTGCCTTCGGAGTCTCCCGCGCCGGTGCAAAGCGCCCCGTCGCCGTCCTTCGTCCGGAGCTCTCCGGCTTCCGCGTCCGTTCCTTCGCCCGTTTCCGCGTCTGCGGCGGCATCTTCTCCCGTGGCGGCCACGGCCAGGGAATCCGCTCCGGCCCCTGCGGCAGAGCCCGCTCCCCAGCCCGCGCCGGAGCCCGCCCCGCACTTGACGGAAGCGCCGAAACCTGCTGAAACTCGGGCTCCGGTCTCCCGCCGTCCTTCCGCGGCATGGAAGGACGTTCCGGTGGATCCTTCCCTGACCTGGGACACCTTTCTCGACGCCTGTCGGGACAACCACGACATTCCTCTGCCCATGCTCCGTCAGGTCACGGGCGAGGTGCGGGGCGACTGGCTCGTGCTTCAGGCGCTCTCGCAGGTCATCGGGCAGCAGCTTCAGCGGCCGGAAAAGCTCCGCGTGCTGGAGTCGCTGGCGGCTTCGTGGGCGGGACGTCCTTTGCAGATCGCCTTTCGTCCTCCGCAGAGGATCGTGCGCACCGAGGCGGAGCTCAAGGAAGAAGTTCAGTCGCATCCCGTCATCAAGAAGTTTCAGGACGCCTACGACGCCCGACTGGTACGCTGTACCCCCATCAACCGATAA
- a CDS encoding YbaB/EbfC family nucleoid-associated protein has translation MKNMNDLLRQAQVMQNKIAKLQQEMAEKEVEASAGGGMVKVVMNGRQEMKSITIDKSVLESGDTDMLQDLIITAVNEAVRIGRANLDREMANISGGIHLPGMF, from the coding sequence ATGAAGAACATGAACGACCTGCTGCGTCAGGCGCAGGTGATGCAGAACAAGATTGCGAAGCTTCAGCAGGAAATGGCCGAGAAGGAAGTGGAAGCTTCCGCCGGCGGCGGCATGGTGAAGGTGGTCATGAACGGCCGTCAGGAAATGAAGTCCATCACCATCGACAAGTCGGTGCTGGAAAGCGGCGACACGGACATGCTGCAGGATCTCATCATCACCGCGGTGAACGAGGCCGTGCGCATCGGCCGCGCCAATCTCGACCGCGAAATGGCCAACATTTCCGGCGGCATCCATCTGCCGGGCATGTTCTAG
- a CDS encoding MG2 domain-containing protein — translation MSYRVTLLPLLLLCFVATAAFGASESSPAFVRVVVSPPPEGNAPLTLLFDSDEALCKKAYGEEWAGRCFVVPGREGERVRGARLSPDVPGEWRWDDGRTLSFRPKKPWPAGRNFEVSLGSVQLPSRVKLSSSRVSFATPPLALLNLNADVWIDPDPGGERAVSFDMRFTTPPDRALVERDMRLEVSDPALKIGRPEFVWGEDGNCLVRARVLALGSLPAVTTFSLPGVAGEVRAKGARWVIPKGRETARTQVTVPGSTTIFCVKKASLESSRDERLVGEYRLNLETSLLVRPDELLRSMKALRLPRAMNENAVSATVWTAAPVIDEETLARAVPVALEPLQQADVPSGKISFRVKAEPESYLLFYLPQGFGPSREYALSSPWHEVFHAAPFRPELEFLQPGNVLALGGTRRLDVHSSGLTAIRWRASRVLDSYLGLAAAQPAPFTAAGIPFDVLSDSASGEISLQRTDPGVPQFSSIDAAPMFRNGRGLAYVELTGMDDDREVASASRFLLLTDMGLIVKKGAAGGRDVFVCSLSGGTPVSGAVVRIVGVNGLPVAEAVTDAEGRAVLPSVSGLERERRPIAITAWKKGAGGEDMAWLPLADESRVVDLSRFSTQGQTSEADGVNAYVFSQRGMFRPGETLRFGVLVRRGDWKALPADMPLFAELVDPSERTMFRRLFKVGADGMAEVSWQAPESAASGRYRLDVRTPDARGMDVVLGSAAVRLEEFQPDSMALSLALQPAPGRGWLEASSASAAVTLRNLFGMPAADRRVRAQLSVWPTALSFPGYEDFSFHDAMPYKGSPLTLELGETRTDAEGCAVLPLPLDKLRGGTLRCRLLVEGFEPGGGRAVTEEKEFLVSPLGCVLGFRPTGAAGNLDFIPEGSEAALEFVALGPDLAPADPGELSFRVSARRYVTSLVTDRDGRYRYEDTPVDSVIAESRAAFGRNGRVRWSVPTGTCGEFLLEVRNSRGLVMASVPFTVAGNADLRLAGLSALPSGSLRMHLENTSSASGGRIRAFISSPYEGAGLITLERDSVAAWRWFRAPAGDSVQEIEIPRDFEGRGYVSVSLVRSLSSPDAFMNPYVFAVSPVSVNVERRDMRLRVETPREPVRPGSAIPVTVESGRAGRALLFAVDEGVLRLTAFPTPDPLRYLLNDRALEVETRQMFDLLMPDHGTFRVPAFGGDMGMAGSRFHNPFKRRNEPPVSWWSGLVELAAGTNRFDIPVPGYYSGTVRVMAVAASPDAAGSASAEALVRGPVVVTPQLPAQVSPGDRFEAAVAVANNGDGPLHATLSVKTDDALRLLDAPPSEVTVAAGEETVLPFRVEVADRPGGAEISFTVSADGVNVMRAGSLSVRPASALRASAKVGVAASSTTLSTGRTLYPYGAEGSASVSALPLPALRGLVRYLDAYPYPCVEQRISRAMPYALFLKRSALFAENGNADEARRVARERVDDALRAVESALSWRGVSLWPGEEPDLLVTAYAADFLLTLQECGLSVPGGMHTGVFNALERAADKVPASLEESRELAYALWVLTREGRITTQALEQLLLRLEDFPGWQQDVTSSLIAASCAVMRMKNAALPLLDLYRKPGAEFCATRLDALAALSLRASVLARHFPDRLDKAREEIVEELFDATNGGRYVTLSAALAVRALFDMEKAAPVPAGVSLRCAEVQPGFAPGDRQPQTLENMLTLSAPGCASYALDVPAGGQTLYWEVSDAGFDRKAPEGALSEGMEVTRTYLDAEGLPAMKIRLGDLLTVNVTARSYGGPLKDAVIVDLLPGGFEMDLSSPVSASDASSEGLIVDRREDRMILFAPLESEPSVFTYRIRAVSRGTFTLPPVQAEDMYRRDVRAFSSGGEVNVE, via the coding sequence ATGTCGTATCGGGTCACCCTGCTGCCGCTGCTTCTTTTGTGTTTCGTCGCCACTGCCGCGTTCGGTGCGTCGGAATCGTCGCCAGCCTTTGTCCGCGTGGTGGTTTCGCCCCCGCCGGAGGGAAATGCGCCGCTCACGCTGCTGTTCGATTCCGACGAGGCGTTGTGCAAAAAAGCCTACGGAGAAGAGTGGGCGGGCCGCTGCTTCGTCGTTCCCGGCAGAGAGGGCGAAAGAGTGCGCGGCGCGCGTCTTTCGCCCGATGTTCCCGGCGAATGGCGCTGGGACGACGGCCGCACGCTTTCCTTCCGACCGAAAAAGCCGTGGCCTGCGGGGCGGAACTTTGAAGTTTCCCTCGGGAGCGTGCAGCTGCCTTCGCGCGTGAAGCTCTCCTCCTCCCGCGTGAGCTTTGCCACGCCGCCTCTGGCGCTGCTCAACCTGAACGCCGACGTGTGGATTGATCCCGATCCTGGCGGCGAGCGGGCCGTGAGCTTCGACATGCGCTTCACCACGCCGCCGGATCGCGCGCTGGTGGAACGGGACATGCGTCTTGAGGTTTCCGACCCTGCGCTGAAAATAGGCAGGCCGGAATTCGTCTGGGGTGAGGACGGCAACTGCCTTGTCCGGGCCCGCGTGCTTGCGCTGGGAAGCCTGCCCGCCGTGACGACGTTTTCTCTTCCCGGCGTGGCGGGGGAGGTGCGCGCGAAGGGCGCGCGCTGGGTGATTCCCAAGGGCCGGGAAACGGCCCGGACGCAGGTGACCGTGCCCGGTTCGACCACGATTTTTTGCGTGAAGAAGGCGTCGCTGGAATCTTCGCGCGACGAACGGCTTGTCGGAGAGTACCGGCTGAATCTGGAAACAAGCCTGCTGGTGCGTCCCGACGAGCTCCTGCGCTCCATGAAGGCGCTGCGTCTGCCCCGCGCGATGAACGAGAATGCCGTGTCCGCCACGGTGTGGACGGCGGCTCCCGTCATCGACGAGGAAACGCTCGCCCGCGCCGTGCCCGTGGCTCTGGAGCCCTTGCAGCAGGCCGACGTGCCTTCCGGAAAAATAAGTTTCCGCGTGAAGGCGGAGCCGGAGAGCTATCTGCTTTTTTATCTGCCGCAGGGCTTCGGCCCTTCCCGCGAATACGCGCTCTCTTCGCCGTGGCATGAGGTGTTCCATGCCGCGCCGTTCCGGCCGGAACTTGAGTTCCTTCAGCCCGGCAACGTGCTCGCGCTCGGCGGAACCCGCAGGCTGGACGTTCATTCCAGCGGCCTTACCGCCATCCGCTGGCGCGCTTCGCGCGTGCTCGATTCCTATCTGGGCCTGGCGGCCGCGCAGCCTGCGCCGTTCACGGCCGCGGGCATTCCCTTTGACGTGCTTTCCGATTCGGCCTCAGGCGAAATTTCCCTGCAGCGCACCGACCCCGGCGTGCCGCAGTTTTCCTCGATCGACGCAGCTCCCATGTTCAGAAACGGGCGCGGCCTTGCCTACGTCGAACTCACGGGCATGGACGACGATAGGGAAGTGGCCTCGGCCTCGCGTTTTCTGCTTTTGACCGACATGGGGCTCATCGTCAAAAAAGGAGCCGCAGGCGGGCGCGACGTGTTCGTGTGTTCGCTTTCCGGCGGCACTCCGGTGTCCGGGGCCGTGGTGCGCATCGTGGGCGTCAACGGTCTGCCCGTGGCCGAGGCCGTCACCGACGCCGAGGGCCGCGCCGTGCTGCCTTCCGTGTCCGGTCTGGAGCGGGAGCGCCGCCCCATTGCGATCACGGCCTGGAAAAAGGGCGCGGGCGGCGAGGACATGGCCTGGCTGCCCCTGGCCGACGAGAGCCGCGTGGTGGATTTGTCCCGCTTTTCCACGCAGGGGCAGACCAGCGAGGCCGACGGCGTGAACGCCTACGTGTTCAGTCAGCGAGGCATGTTCCGTCCCGGCGAGACGCTGCGTTTCGGCGTGCTGGTGAGACGGGGCGACTGGAAGGCGCTTCCCGCCGACATGCCGCTTTTTGCCGAGCTTGTGGATCCTTCGGAACGCACCATGTTCCGGCGGCTGTTCAAGGTGGGGGCCGACGGCATGGCCGAGGTGAGCTGGCAGGCGCCGGAAAGCGCGGCGTCGGGCCGCTATCGTCTCGACGTGCGCACGCCGGACGCCCGCGGCATGGACGTGGTGCTCGGTTCGGCGGCGGTGCGGCTGGAGGAATTTCAGCCCGATTCCATGGCGCTTTCGCTTGCTCTTCAGCCTGCGCCCGGCCGGGGCTGGCTGGAGGCGTCGAGCGCGAGCGCCGCGGTGACGCTCCGCAATCTTTTCGGCATGCCTGCGGCGGACCGGCGGGTGCGCGCGCAGCTCTCGGTGTGGCCCACGGCGCTGTCCTTCCCCGGATATGAGGATTTTTCCTTCCACGACGCCATGCCCTACAAGGGCTCGCCGCTCACGCTGGAACTGGGCGAGACGCGCACCGACGCCGAAGGTTGCGCCGTGCTGCCGCTGCCTCTGGACAAGCTGCGCGGCGGCACGCTGCGCTGTCGGCTTCTGGTGGAAGGCTTCGAGCCCGGCGGCGGGCGCGCGGTGACGGAAGAGAAGGAATTTCTTGTGTCGCCGCTCGGCTGCGTGCTCGGCTTCCGTCCGACGGGTGCGGCCGGCAATCTGGATTTCATTCCCGAAGGCAGCGAGGCCGCGCTGGAATTCGTGGCGCTCGGGCCCGATCTTGCTCCCGCCGATCCCGGAGAACTGTCGTTCCGGGTGTCGGCGAGGCGCTACGTGACGTCGCTCGTCACGGACAGGGACGGCCGCTACCGCTACGAGGATACGCCCGTGGACAGCGTGATTGCCGAATCGCGCGCGGCCTTCGGCCGCAACGGGCGGGTCCGCTGGAGCGTTCCTACCGGAACGTGCGGCGAATTTCTGCTGGAAGTGCGCAACAGCCGGGGGCTTGTCATGGCTTCCGTGCCCTTCACCGTGGCCGGCAACGCCGATCTGCGCCTTGCCGGGCTCTCCGCGCTTCCTTCCGGCTCTTTGCGCATGCATCTGGAGAACACTTCGAGCGCTTCCGGCGGACGCATCCGGGCGTTTATTTCCTCGCCCTACGAAGGCGCGGGCCTCATCACGCTGGAGCGCGACAGCGTGGCGGCGTGGCGCTGGTTCCGTGCGCCTGCCGGAGACAGCGTGCAGGAAATAGAGATTCCGCGCGACTTCGAGGGCCGCGGCTACGTGAGCGTGTCGCTGGTGCGCTCGCTCTCTTCGCCGGACGCCTTCATGAATCCCTACGTGTTTGCCGTGTCTCCCGTTTCCGTGAATGTGGAGCGGCGCGACATGCGCCTTCGCGTGGAAACGCCCCGCGAGCCGGTGCGGCCCGGAAGCGCCATTCCGGTGACGGTGGAATCCGGCCGGGCCGGGCGGGCGCTGCTTTTTGCCGTGGACGAAGGCGTGCTCAGGCTGACCGCCTTCCCCACGCCCGATCCGCTGCGCTATCTGCTGAACGACAGGGCGCTGGAAGTGGAAACGCGTCAGATGTTTGATCTGCTCATGCCCGATCACGGAACCTTCCGCGTTCCGGCATTCGGCGGCGACATGGGCATGGCCGGAAGCCGCTTCCACAATCCCTTCAAGCGGCGGAACGAGCCTCCCGTGAGCTGGTGGTCCGGCCTCGTGGAGCTTGCGGCCGGAACGAACCGTTTCGACATTCCTGTGCCGGGCTACTACAGCGGCACGGTGCGGGTGATGGCCGTAGCTGCCTCGCCGGATGCGGCGGGCAGCGCCTCGGCCGAGGCGCTGGTGCGCGGGCCGGTGGTCGTGACGCCGCAGCTTCCTGCGCAGGTCTCGCCCGGCGACAGATTCGAGGCGGCCGTGGCCGTGGCCAACAACGGCGACGGTCCGCTTCACGCGACGCTTTCGGTGAAGACCGACGACGCGCTGCGCCTGCTCGACGCGCCGCCTTCCGAAGTCACGGTGGCGGCGGGCGAGGAAACGGTGCTGCCGTTCCGTGTGGAGGTTGCGGATCGTCCGGGAGGCGCGGAAATCTCGTTCACGGTGTCGGCCGACGGCGTGAACGTGATGCGCGCAGGCTCGCTGTCCGTGCGTCCGGCGTCGGCGCTGCGCGCAAGCGCGAAGGTTGGCGTCGCCGCGTCGTCCACAACGCTGAGCACGGGGCGCACGCTCTATCCCTACGGGGCCGAAGGTTCGGCCTCGGTTTCCGCGCTGCCTCTGCCTGCGCTGCGGGGCCTTGTGCGCTATCTCGACGCCTATCCCTACCCCTGCGTGGAGCAGCGCATCAGCCGGGCCATGCCGTACGCGCTTTTTCTGAAGCGTTCCGCGCTGTTTGCGGAAAACGGCAATGCGGATGAGGCGCGCCGGGTCGCACGGGAGAGGGTGGACGACGCGCTGCGCGCCGTGGAATCCGCGCTCAGCTGGCGCGGCGTGTCCCTGTGGCCCGGAGAGGAACCGGATCTTCTGGTGACGGCCTATGCCGCAGACTTTCTGCTGACGCTTCAGGAATGCGGCCTTTCCGTGCCCGGCGGCATGCACACAGGCGTGTTCAACGCGCTGGAGCGTGCGGCGGACAAGGTTCCCGCCTCTCTGGAGGAGAGCCGCGAGCTGGCCTACGCGCTGTGGGTGCTCACCCGCGAGGGACGCATCACCACGCAGGCGCTGGAACAGCTTTTGCTCCGCCTGGAAGATTTTCCCGGCTGGCAGCAGGATGTGACGTCCTCGCTGATTGCCGCGTCCTGCGCCGTCATGCGCATGAAAAATGCGGCGCTGCCGCTTCTTGACCTCTATCGGAAGCCGGGAGCGGAATTTTGCGCAACGCGGCTGGACGCGCTGGCCGCGCTCAGTCTGCGCGCGTCCGTGCTGGCGAGGCATTTCCCCGACCGTCTGGACAAGGCGCGGGAAGAGATTGTGGAGGAACTTTTCGACGCGACGAACGGCGGTCGGTACGTGACGCTTTCCGCGGCGCTGGCCGTGCGGGCGCTGTTCGACATGGAAAAGGCCGCGCCCGTGCCTGCGGGCGTGTCGCTGCGCTGCGCGGAGGTGCAGCCCGGCTTCGCTCCGGGCGACCGGCAGCCGCAGACTCTGGAAAACATGCTCACGCTGTCGGCTCCCGGCTGCGCCTCCTATGCGCTCGACGTGCCCGCAGGCGGACAGACGCTGTACTGGGAGGTTTCCGATGCGGGCTTCGATCGGAAAGCGCCGGAAGGCGCGCTTTCCGAAGGCATGGAGGTGACGAGAACCTATCTTGACGCCGAAGGGCTTCCCGCAATGAAGATTCGGCTGGGCGACCTTCTCACGGTGAACGTGACGGCGCGCTCCTACGGCGGTCCCCTCAAGGACGCGGTCATCGTGGATCTTCTTCCCGGAGGCTTTGAAATGGATCTTTCCTCTCCCGTGAGCGCGTCGGACGCTTCGTCGGAAGGGCTGATCGTCGATCGCAGGGAGGATCGGATGATTCTCTTTGCGCCGCTTGAGTCCGAGCCTTCCGTGTTCACCTACCGCATCCGCGCGGTCAGCCGGGGCACCTTCACCCTGCCGCCCGTGCAGGCGGAAGACATGTACCGCCGCGACGTTCGGGCTTTCTCCTCGGGCGGAGAGGTGAATGTGGAATAG